In Paracoccus aminophilus JCM 7686, a single window of DNA contains:
- a CDS encoding ABC transporter permease: protein MRALQLCFTLLVSLFLLVPLLIVLPLAFTSGAFLAYPIPDLSLRWFDELVTSEIWRRALVNSLVIGAATAALATLLGTTAALGLRRSGAVSARVIGTVFLLPLVVPAVVLGVGLQRLLAELGLSGSYLAVIIAHTVVAVPFVMISVSGALASVPAQAERAAASLGASPLTVLREVTLPLSRHGILTGAALAFATSLDEVVLTMFVAGPRQRTLSRQMFSSLRENISPTIAAAAFVFILLTLALGGLVLLARRSRSLPAAER from the coding sequence ATGCGTGCCCTCCAGCTCTGCTTCACCCTGCTCGTCAGCCTGTTCCTGCTGGTGCCGCTTTTGATCGTGCTGCCGCTCGCCTTCACCTCGGGCGCGTTTCTGGCCTATCCGATCCCGGATCTGTCACTGCGCTGGTTCGACGAGCTCGTGACCAGCGAGATCTGGCGGCGCGCGCTGGTGAACAGCCTTGTCATCGGGGCCGCGACCGCCGCGCTTGCTACTCTGCTTGGCACGACAGCGGCGCTGGGGTTGCGCCGGTCGGGTGCCGTTAGCGCACGCGTGATCGGCACGGTCTTTCTCTTGCCGCTGGTCGTGCCTGCGGTCGTCCTTGGCGTCGGGCTGCAACGCCTGCTGGCCGAGCTCGGCCTTTCGGGCAGCTATCTCGCCGTCATCATCGCCCATACCGTCGTCGCCGTGCCTTTCGTGATGATCAGCGTCTCGGGCGCGCTGGCCAGCGTTCCCGCACAGGCCGAGCGCGCCGCCGCGAGCCTTGGCGCCTCGCCTTTGACCGTGCTGCGGGAGGTGACGCTGCCGCTTTCGCGTCACGGCATCCTGACCGGCGCGGCTTTGGCCTTTGCAACCTCGCTTGACGAGGTCGTGCTGACCATGTTCGTCGCCGGGCCGCGCCAACGCACCCTCTCGCGCCAGATGTTTTCCTCACTGCGTGAAAACATCAGCCCGACGATTGCGGCGGCGGCTTTCGTTTTCATCCTGCTGACTTTGGCGCTCGGGGGGCTCGTGCTGCTGGCCCGGCGCTCACGCAGCCTTCCTGCGGCTGAAAGGTAA
- a CDS encoding aldehyde dehydrogenase family protein, protein MTQNDPTALAARLGASTQRHFIDGQWQAAASGETIETRNPATGAVLTRLARGSAEDVARATAAARRAFTGPWSRWRPAERQELLHRILQHVLAHFDELALLETLDMGAPLSRTRSLSGFVRQALLFYASQVHAGQGQTLANSLQGDIQTMTLRAPAGVIGGIIPWNAPLVSLWWIVAPAIASGCTVVLKPAEDASLTVLRVAELMVEAGLPEGVVNVVTGLGAEAGAALAASPEVDRLAFTGSNQTGRAVIEASASNFKRLQLELGGKSPNIVFADADLDLAVPGAAMAVFNNSGQICYAGSRLLVERTILAPFLERLAAFTAGLRVGDGLDDKVQLGPVVSARQLDQIMGHIAGAHREGARLIVGGERILGALSSGYFIEPTIFCDVSNHMAIARQEIFGPVISVIPFDTPEEALAIANDTEYGLGAAVWTRNHGLASRFSQLLQAGTVWVNCYGLIDPAVGFGGIRHSGYGTKGGPSHVLDMFHVTKSVYINRG, encoded by the coding sequence ATGACCCAGAACGATCCGACCGCGCTCGCGGCGCGCCTTGGCGCAAGCACCCAGCGCCATTTCATCGACGGCCAATGGCAGGCCGCTGCCAGCGGCGAGACCATCGAGACCCGCAACCCCGCCACCGGCGCCGTGCTGACCCGGCTGGCGCGCGGGAGTGCCGAGGATGTGGCGCGCGCCACCGCCGCCGCCCGGCGCGCCTTCACCGGCCCGTGGAGCCGCTGGCGCCCGGCCGAGCGTCAGGAGCTTTTGCACCGCATCCTTCAGCATGTGCTCGCCCATTTCGACGAGCTCGCGCTTTTGGAAACGCTCGATATGGGCGCGCCTTTGTCGCGCACGCGCAGCCTTTCGGGTTTCGTGCGGCAGGCGCTTCTGTTCTACGCAAGCCAGGTTCATGCCGGACAAGGCCAGACGCTGGCGAATTCGCTGCAGGGCGATATCCAGACCATGACATTGCGCGCCCCTGCGGGTGTCATCGGCGGGATCATCCCGTGGAATGCGCCGCTGGTCAGCCTGTGGTGGATCGTCGCCCCAGCGATTGCGAGCGGCTGCACCGTGGTGCTGAAACCGGCCGAGGATGCCTCGCTCACCGTCTTGCGCGTGGCCGAACTGATGGTCGAGGCGGGCCTGCCCGAAGGCGTCGTCAATGTCGTGACTGGCCTTGGCGCAGAGGCCGGGGCCGCCCTTGCCGCCTCGCCCGAGGTCGACCGACTGGCCTTTACCGGCTCGAACCAGACCGGACGCGCGGTGATCGAGGCCTCGGCTTCGAACTTCAAGCGGTTACAGCTGGAACTCGGGGGGAAGTCGCCCAATATCGTCTTCGCCGATGCCGATCTCGATCTTGCCGTGCCCGGCGCCGCCATGGCCGTCTTCAACAACAGCGGCCAGATCTGCTATGCGGGCAGCCGCCTTCTGGTCGAGCGCACGATCCTTGCGCCTTTCCTCGAGCGGCTGGCGGCCTTCACCGCTGGCCTGCGCGTGGGTGACGGGCTCGACGACAAGGTCCAGCTTGGCCCGGTGGTCTCAGCGCGCCAGCTCGATCAGATCATGGGCCATATCGCGGGTGCGCATCGCGAGGGCGCGCGGCTGATCGTGGGCGGCGAGCGGATCTTGGGCGCGCTGTCCTCGGGCTATTTCATCGAGCCGACGATCTTTTGCGATGTCTCCAACCATATGGCGATCGCCCGGCAAGAGATCTTCGGCCCGGTCATCTCGGTCATTCCCTTCGACACCCCAGAGGAAGCGCTCGCGATTGCCAATGACACGGAATACGGCCTTGGCGCCGCGGTCTGGACGCGCAATCACGGCCTCGCCAGCCGGTTTTCCCAGCTCTTGCAGGCCGGAACGGTCTGGGTGAATTGCTATGGGCTGATTGATCCGGCGGTAGGGTTCGGCGGTATCCGCCACAGCGGCTATGGCACCAAGGGCGGCCCGTCCCATGTCCTTGACATGTTCCATGTGACGAAAAGCGTCTATATTAATCGCGGCTAG